The following are from one region of the Ignavibacteriota bacterium genome:
- a CDS encoding STAS domain-containing protein, giving the protein MEAINKTIHNGIVIEKVNLIRATLNEAHDIKEILSEDMFDYQKIIVDLAACEYVDSTFLGALVYSYRKMKERNGTIVLVINDNFLSKSIVFSGISSVFKVYYTFKDALASLTE; this is encoded by the coding sequence ATGGAAGCAATCAATAAAACTATTCATAATGGAATAGTAATCGAGAAAGTTAATTTAATCAGAGCTACATTGAATGAAGCTCATGATATAAAAGAGATTTTAAGTGAGGATATGTTTGACTATCAGAAAATAATAGTGGATTTAGCCGCTTGTGAATATGTTGACAGCACTTTTCTTGGCGCATTAGTTTATTCTTATCGTAAAATGAAAGAACGCAACGGGACTATAGTACTGGTTATTAACGATAACTTTTTATCGAAATCTATTGTCTTTAGTGGAATATCATCAGTCTTTAAAGTTTATTACACCTTCAAAGATGCGCTTGCAAGCTTAACTGAATAA
- a CDS encoding class I SAM-dependent methyltransferase — protein MKFEDHFSELAETYSRYRPSYPKKLFEYLASICKQHQLAWDCGTGNGQAAISLADYFDKIIATDASKEQLEQSSKHPKIIFKNEPAEKVSVENSSADLVTVASAVHWFDFEKFYSEVKRVLKPDGIIAVWGYHLFTITPEIDKLLIKYYREILKDYWPEQFHYVDNRYADLPFPFDELSPPEFEMITEWDLNQVAGFLSSWSGTKIFQQKKGYHPLKEIWEELLLAWGDEKLRRKINWTLYLRVGKVNG, from the coding sequence ATGAAATTCGAAGATCATTTTTCTGAGCTGGCGGAAACATATTCCAGATACAGACCTTCATATCCTAAAAAACTTTTTGAATATCTTGCAAGTATTTGCAAACAACATCAATTAGCATGGGATTGCGGAACTGGAAATGGACAAGCAGCAATTTCACTTGCAGACTATTTTGATAAAATTATTGCAACCGATGCAAGTAAAGAGCAGTTAGAACAATCATCAAAACATCCAAAAATAATTTTTAAAAACGAACCGGCTGAAAAAGTTTCTGTTGAAAATTCAAGTGCTGATCTGGTTACAGTTGCTTCGGCAGTTCACTGGTTCGATTTTGAAAAATTTTATTCGGAAGTAAAAAGAGTTTTAAAACCTGATGGAATTATTGCTGTTTGGGGATATCATCTTTTTACAATCACTCCGGAAATAGACAAACTATTAATTAAATATTACAGAGAGATTTTAAAAGATTACTGGCCTGAACAATTCCATTATGTTGATAATCGCTATGCAGATTTGCCTTTCCCATTTGATGAATTATCTCCACCCGAATTTGAAATGATAACTGAATGGGATCTTAATCAGGTTGCTGGATTTTTAAGTAGTTGGTCAGGAACAAAAATATTTCAGCAGAAAAAAGGTTATCATCCACTAAAAGAAATTTGGGAAGAGTTGCTTTTAGCTTGGGGAGATGAAAAACTAAGAAGAAAAATTAACTGGACTTTATATTTGAGAGTTGGAAAAGTTAATGGATAA